In a single window of the Victivallis lenta genome:
- a CDS encoding DUF6655 family protein encodes MKRRIYSLAAAATTFVFCSCTTPWVTNTPRSAVEQYLLSATIERGVKCVDFGKFAGKKAFMDYDYFAPQVDKAYAQGVLEMQLSQAGIVITRKQEEADVIVQPLCGVLGTDYSKFFIGTPQLPIPVPNTDVSFAIPEIPIFSKYTRNAYGRFSFNIFNAADRKLLDSFAEINSSAIYNNWIILLVPFSSHNMYMEDSSKAETTVDFFE; translated from the coding sequence ATGAAACGGCGCATCTATTCGCTCGCTGCCGCGGCAACGACGTTCGTGTTCTGTTCGTGTACAACGCCGTGGGTGACGAACACCCCCCGTTCGGCAGTTGAACAATATTTGCTCTCCGCCACGATCGAACGCGGCGTCAAATGCGTGGATTTCGGCAAATTCGCCGGAAAAAAGGCGTTTATGGATTACGATTATTTCGCACCGCAGGTCGACAAAGCTTATGCGCAGGGCGTTCTGGAGATGCAGCTCTCCCAGGCGGGAATCGTCATCACCCGGAAGCAGGAGGAGGCCGACGTCATCGTGCAGCCCCTCTGCGGAGTGCTCGGCACCGATTACAGCAAGTTCTTCATCGGCACGCCGCAACTGCCGATTCCGGTGCCGAATACGGACGTATCGTTCGCCATTCCGGAAATTCCGATTTTCAGCAAATATACGCGGAACGCCTACGGCCGTTTCTCATTCAACATCTTCAACGCCGCCGACCGCAAGCTGCTGGACTCGTTTGCCGAAATCAATTCGAGCGCGATCTACAACAACTGGATCATTCTGCTTGTACCGTTCTCGTCACACAATATGTATATGGAAGACTCCAGCAAAGCCGAAACCACGGTTGACTTTTTCGAATAA
- a CDS encoding EamA family transporter, which yields MSIAVGYAFCCLFFAALNDFVFKLFARKERSRGLFVAVAGSVWFALLAFLPWSPESDFGATLLWGAVSGALSVTSNLLLIEAMSHNSAGMCATIFRLNLVLVVLSAALLLDETLTLLQWCGVLLAALAVLAFLPAGGDAKKLRNAGLILVLAAAALRSGMGIAYKYGFTQGADRNGIILINSIFWIVCGGFYALFREKAAFRPERKVLRYGLLSGFLLAGIVVFMALSLEQGSASVVLPVAQMSFLGTFLLSALLLKEKLSLCKAAALLSGSAAIILLTVGG from the coding sequence ATGTCAATCGCGGTCGGCTATGCGTTCTGCTGTCTGTTCTTCGCGGCGCTGAATGATTTCGTCTTCAAGCTGTTCGCCAGGAAGGAGCGGTCGCGCGGACTTTTCGTCGCCGTCGCCGGGAGCGTCTGGTTCGCGCTGCTCGCATTCCTGCCGTGGAGTCCGGAGAGCGATTTCGGGGCGACGCTGCTCTGGGGAGCGGTTTCGGGAGCGCTGTCGGTCACCTCGAATCTGCTGCTCATCGAGGCGATGTCGCACAACAGCGCCGGGATGTGCGCGACGATCTTCCGGCTCAATCTTGTGCTGGTCGTGCTTTCGGCCGCGCTCCTGCTCGACGAGACGCTCACGCTTCTCCAATGGTGCGGCGTGCTGCTGGCCGCGCTCGCCGTGCTCGCCTTCCTGCCCGCCGGCGGGGACGCAAAGAAACTGCGGAATGCCGGGCTCATTCTCGTGCTGGCCGCGGCGGCGTTGCGCTCCGGCATGGGGATCGCATACAAATACGGCTTCACGCAGGGGGCGGACCGGAACGGCATCATCCTGATCAACAGCATCTTCTGGATCGTCTGCGGCGGATTCTACGCGCTGTTCCGCGAAAAAGCGGCGTTCCGGCCCGAGCGCAAGGTGCTGCGTTACGGGCTTCTCTCCGGCTTTCTGCTGGCCGGAATCGTGGTCTTTATGGCGCTGTCACTCGAACAGGGCAGCGCAAGCGTGGTCCTGCCGGTCGCCCAGATGAGCTTCCTCGGCACCTTCCTGCTCAGCGCGCTGCTGCTGAAGGAAAAGCTGAGTCTCTGCAAGGCTGCCGCGCTGCTGTCGGGCTCGGCGGCGATCATTCTGCTGACCGTCGGCGGCTGA
- a CDS encoding sugar-binding domain-containing protein, which produces MKKRCTQPGKPAAFLAAMLLCFAAAAEINLLKNHGFDAPGAEVPGRVPYWKSTGGVSLRQTGGALELVTSPDAPQMRVEQFLRPAAGWGTLRFSCRIDIDRIEPVGNARFGVVPSIMFFGADRKILGTLGLDNLPGKGSGLHEYSCVFALPPGTAQLAVQFRINSAAATARVTRPVLEVLAAPGEAVDAPAPAGRTVDWGKEPVVPYGSDRGEIVLNGLWRFQPIDPALNRDNPAPKGWGFANVPGIWNVNSRVPGLAAYGGGPLWKRAPENAAAAWFRRPLDIPADWQGRQIELEFERVGTVAEVWLDGVLCGRVQHPGGAVDISAAAKPGERSQLTVRVPAVSDVTEILEIEGAAADQFYKKQVKLEGKGLTGDVVLRSRPAGGGYRGVFIQPSVREKKLKLEIEFAELDKAADWTITARVLKPDGSEAKRFPAHTVRLMPDPAGEAVVRLDCPWADPELWDLDRPNLYNLELALTGNGRTETVLERFGFREFHIEGREFFLNGRKFNLRPMVLSGWSSPTFTLEGMQGAIEGWRKAGFNIHEVWPQEDFPGKLVYPERACLDYAAETGWPVIADLPSMRSMRLTFLSDAKGAAEWQERVKAKLRKYRNNPAILMWVHSVNSFNGINDQDPHYIGQPEKFFADGIGITNALPAGRRVSEILRKLDPTRPKFSHAGQIGDVYTANNYLSMIPLQEQEEWLSDYVQFGTRPYLAVEFGFIGGFDFRRGRSAYRFTNKTERQMTEHLAAFYGREAYEKESMQAACDNRNAFIGGQLYRSTDAFVPDKLALDLFARMNRQVFRSWRTAGCSGGMIPWMIKDGYDLGRLDKSLLQKSTATVKSPPFRPGRRGFYRPYLTREERYCIGPEAAVPNVAGKALTEVNSATLAWLGGAKIPGDRADFTEKSHSFYGGETLRKQVVLLNDLRQAADYSYELRLVCDGEELAMRRGTGIIDAAGKLLLPVEFKLPATGKKRDAELRLSARISGNTHSDMFKLRIFPPRPKPAEPEISVWDPKGDTTKFLISAGYRVQAAKTPPAPPALLVIGRDCLADGRSLPPNFGKFVADGGTLLVMAHRSYGDEFRYGRFVQRQVFPVDDTSPVIAGLDREDLRDWRGSGTLIEAYPKTTTLKQLEWGWHWGNRGSVASRTIEKPHHGGWTPLLESDFDLQYTPLMELARGKGGVIVCQLDFEDNLADPAAMRLFDNLIGYARNRKFIPRSCRTVYLGSTDGQKQLNSFGLVFRKADTIPGDADLILVGAGARTTRSELETAVKRGAKVAVLGPEPAIRLFGLDLQKKQEFRGSLNPPSWPEAAGMSASDLRWRSPLDAELLKPVPGLEIGADGQLGRIALPGGSIILSLLDPERLNTVKHPYWRFTRWRQTRALNQLLANLGGVFETDKLFPSETPSVPTRIDFADRWHGKLLVPMNKAPAPLKDPGFSAEAKEAVKPEFDDSSWPLADLPFIWQRQAWNDPEWGDRNGEAVFRREIHLPPELAGKPLKLDLGVIDDGDDTFFNGKLVGRTGDYRAFRSYTVPGHLVKAGRNVIAVRIFDNFGDGGFTSSAKTFRIPLQNDIVGLYHTDYQDTDFRNADHPHRYHRW; this is translated from the coding sequence ATGAAGAAACGCTGCACTCAACCCGGGAAACCGGCGGCTTTCCTGGCAGCCATGCTGCTGTGCTTCGCCGCCGCCGCCGAAATCAACCTGCTGAAAAATCACGGCTTCGACGCACCGGGCGCCGAAGTGCCGGGCCGGGTGCCGTACTGGAAATCGACCGGCGGCGTCTCCCTCCGGCAGACAGGCGGCGCGCTCGAACTCGTCACGTCGCCCGATGCGCCGCAGATGCGCGTGGAGCAGTTCCTGCGGCCCGCCGCCGGTTGGGGAACACTCCGCTTCAGCTGCAGAATCGACATCGACCGCATCGAACCGGTCGGAAACGCCCGCTTCGGCGTGGTTCCGAGCATCATGTTCTTCGGTGCGGACCGGAAAATTCTCGGTACGCTCGGATTGGACAATCTTCCCGGAAAGGGGTCCGGTCTTCATGAATACTCGTGTGTCTTCGCGCTGCCGCCCGGAACCGCGCAGCTTGCCGTACAGTTCCGAATCAATTCCGCAGCAGCAACCGCACGCGTCACCAGGCCGGTACTCGAGGTACTTGCCGCTCCCGGCGAAGCGGTTGACGCCCCGGCGCCGGCCGGCCGCACGGTCGACTGGGGCAAAGAGCCGGTTGTCCCGTACGGCAGTGACCGCGGCGAGATCGTCCTGAACGGGCTCTGGCGCTTCCAGCCGATTGATCCGGCACTGAACCGCGACAATCCGGCCCCCAAGGGGTGGGGGTTTGCAAATGTTCCCGGCATCTGGAATGTCAACAGCCGTGTCCCCGGCCTCGCCGCATACGGCGGCGGTCCGCTCTGGAAAAGAGCACCGGAAAACGCCGCCGCCGCCTGGTTCCGCCGTCCGCTCGATATTCCGGCGGACTGGCAGGGACGGCAGATCGAACTCGAATTCGAACGAGTCGGCACTGTTGCCGAGGTCTGGCTCGACGGCGTCCTTTGCGGCAGAGTGCAACATCCGGGCGGCGCGGTCGATATTTCCGCCGCCGCAAAACCGGGCGAACGCTCGCAGTTGACCGTCCGGGTGCCGGCTGTGTCCGACGTTACGGAAATCCTTGAAATCGAAGGCGCCGCCGCCGATCAGTTCTACAAAAAGCAGGTCAAGCTTGAGGGCAAGGGACTGACCGGGGATGTTGTGCTCCGAAGCCGTCCGGCGGGCGGCGGCTATCGGGGAGTCTTTATTCAGCCTTCGGTACGCGAAAAAAAACTGAAGCTCGAAATTGAGTTTGCGGAGCTGGACAAGGCGGCCGACTGGACGATCACCGCCCGCGTCCTGAAGCCGGACGGCTCCGAAGCAAAGCGCTTTCCGGCGCATACCGTTCGCCTGATGCCCGATCCGGCCGGAGAAGCCGTCGTTCGGCTCGACTGCCCCTGGGCCGACCCGGAGCTCTGGGATCTCGACCGTCCGAACCTCTATAACCTTGAGCTTGCACTGACCGGAAACGGCCGGACCGAAACAGTTCTCGAACGGTTCGGGTTCCGCGAATTTCACATCGAGGGGCGGGAGTTCTTCCTGAACGGGCGGAAGTTCAACCTGCGCCCGATGGTGCTCTCCGGCTGGTCCAGCCCGACTTTCACGCTCGAAGGGATGCAGGGGGCGATCGAAGGCTGGCGGAAGGCCGGCTTCAACATCCACGAAGTCTGGCCGCAGGAGGATTTCCCCGGCAAGCTCGTCTATCCCGAACGCGCCTGCCTCGACTATGCCGCCGAAACCGGCTGGCCCGTGATCGCCGATCTGCCGTCGATGCGCTCCATGCGCCTGACCTTCCTCTCCGACGCGAAAGGCGCCGCCGAGTGGCAGGAGCGGGTCAAAGCCAAGCTGCGCAAATACCGCAACAACCCGGCGATCCTGATGTGGGTCCACTCGGTCAACTCCTTCAACGGGATCAACGACCAGGATCCGCACTATATCGGGCAGCCGGAAAAATTCTTCGCGGACGGCATCGGAATCACGAACGCGCTCCCGGCCGGGCGGCGCGTCTCTGAAATCCTGCGCAAACTCGACCCGACCCGACCGAAATTCTCCCACGCCGGACAAATCGGCGATGTCTACACTGCCAACAACTATCTGAGCATGATTCCGCTTCAGGAACAGGAAGAGTGGCTCTCTGATTACGTGCAGTTCGGAACCCGCCCCTATCTCGCCGTGGAGTTCGGCTTCATCGGCGGTTTCGATTTCCGGCGCGGCCGTTCGGCCTATCGTTTCACGAACAAGACCGAACGGCAGATGACCGAACATCTTGCGGCATTCTACGGCCGGGAAGCATATGAGAAGGAGTCGATGCAGGCCGCTTGCGACAACCGCAATGCATTCATCGGAGGCCAGCTTTACCGCAGCACCGATGCGTTCGTGCCCGACAAGCTTGCGCTTGATCTCTTCGCCCGGATGAACCGGCAGGTGTTCCGCAGCTGGCGCACGGCGGGATGCAGCGGCGGCATGATTCCGTGGATGATCAAAGACGGTTACGACCTCGGCCGTCTTGACAAATCGCTGCTGCAGAAATCCACAGCGACCGTAAAATCCCCGCCCTTCCGGCCCGGGCGCCGCGGTTTCTACCGCCCTTACCTGACGCGCGAAGAACGCTACTGCATCGGGCCGGAGGCCGCGGTGCCGAATGTCGCGGGGAAAGCACTCACAGAAGTCAATTCCGCAACACTCGCATGGCTCGGCGGGGCGAAAATTCCCGGCGACCGGGCGGACTTCACCGAAAAAAGTCACAGCTTCTACGGCGGAGAAACGCTCCGCAAACAAGTCGTTCTTCTCAACGATCTGCGGCAGGCAGCCGATTACAGCTATGAGCTGCGGCTGGTCTGCGACGGAGAAGAACTGGCGATGCGGCGGGGAACCGGAATCATCGATGCGGCGGGCAAGCTGCTGCTGCCGGTGGAATTCAAATTGCCGGCGACCGGGAAAAAACGCGATGCGGAGCTCCGGCTCTCCGCCCGAATCAGCGGGAACACCCATAGCGATATGTTCAAGCTGCGCATTTTCCCGCCACGCCCGAAACCGGCGGAACCGGAGATTTCCGTATGGGACCCCAAAGGCGATACGACAAAATTTCTGATCTCGGCAGGTTACCGTGTACAGGCGGCGAAAACCCCTCCCGCACCTCCTGCACTGCTGGTGATTGGCCGTGACTGTCTTGCTGACGGCCGGTCCCTTCCGCCGAACTTCGGAAAATTCGTCGCAGACGGCGGAACGCTGCTCGTCATGGCGCACCGAAGCTATGGTGACGAGTTCCGTTACGGCCGTTTTGTCCAGCGGCAGGTATTTCCGGTCGACGACACATCGCCTGTCATTGCGGGGCTGGATCGTGAGGATCTGCGCGACTGGCGCGGCTCCGGCACGCTCATCGAAGCATACCCGAAAACAACCACCCTCAAACAGCTTGAATGGGGCTGGCACTGGGGCAACCGCGGTTCGGTTGCAAGCCGCACCATCGAAAAGCCGCATCACGGCGGCTGGACGCCGCTGCTGGAGAGCGACTTCGATCTCCAGTACACGCCGCTTATGGAACTTGCCCGCGGAAAGGGCGGAGTGATTGTCTGCCAGCTCGACTTTGAGGACAATCTCGCCGATCCGGCGGCAATGCGGCTGTTCGACAACCTGATCGGCTACGCGAGAAACCGAAAATTCATCCCGCGCAGTTGCCGCACCGTCTATCTCGGCAGTACGGACGGGCAGAAACAGCTGAACTCCTTCGGGCTTGTATTCAGGAAGGCCGACACAATTCCCGGCGATGCCGACCTCATCCTCGTCGGGGCGGGAGCCCGGACAACTCGTTCCGAACTCGAAACGGCCGTGAAGCGCGGCGCGAAGGTTGCCGTGCTCGGCCCGGAGCCGGCAATCAGGCTTTTCGGCCTCGACCTGCAGAAGAAGCAGGAGTTCCGCGGCTCTCTGAATCCGCCCTCCTGGCCGGAAGCGGCGGGAATGTCGGCCAGCGACCTGCGCTGGCGCTCTCCGCTTGATGCCGAACTGCTGAAACCGGTCCCGGGACTCGAAATCGGCGCGGATGGGCAGCTCGGACGGATCGCCCTTCCCGGCGGCAGCATCATCCTTTCGCTGCTCGACCCGGAACGGCTCAATACGGTGAAGCATCCCTACTGGCGGTTCACGCGCTGGCGGCAGACCCGGGCGCTGAATCAGCTGCTTGCCAATCTGGGCGGAGTGTTTGAAACGGATAAACTCTTTCCTTCCGAAACACCGTCCGTTCCGACGCGAATCGATTTCGCCGACCGCTGGCACGGCAAACTCCTTGTTCCGATGAACAAGGCCCCCGCACCGCTGAAGGATCCGGGATTTTCCGCAGAAGCGAAGGAGGCGGTCAAGCCGGAATTCGATGACTCGTCATGGCCGCTTGCGGATCTGCCGTTCATCTGGCAGCGGCAGGCATGGAACGACCCTGAATGGGGAGACCGGAACGGCGAAGCCGTATTCCGGCGTGAAATTCATCTTCCTCCGGAGCTTGCCGGAAAACCGCTGAAGCTCGATCTCGGCGTCATTGACGACGGAGACGACACTTTCTTCAACGGCAAACTCGTCGGGCGAACCGGCGATTACCGGGCATTCCGCAGTTACACGGTTCCGGGGCACTTGGTGAAGGCGGGACGCAACGTGATCGCCGTACGCATCTTCGACAACTTTGGAGACGGCGGCTTCACCAGTTCGGCAAAGACATTCCGGATTCCGTTGCAAAACGATATCGTCGGTTTATATCACACTGATTATCAGGACACGGATTTCCGGAACGCCGACCATCCGCACCGCTATCACCGCTGGTAA
- a CDS encoding DUF1559 domain-containing protein has translation MNRSKFTLIELLVVIAIIAILAAMLLPALQQARESAMKSSCLGNLKQIGLAMNMYTDAGKGIIQIIDWHKIESFTKLLNGIEKDEYAAGMVCPKSHARLNGNNKLNKSYGINSCGHLIDDRFVRVRRVTSDKTKESYVMSRVATPSQKLMIVDAIDWWVNPYTSRPSNYLTKMEDSNNMEIGYRHPTGAGANVVFFDGHAEGMRGGELDFNLNNDENKRRWATYIR, from the coding sequence ATGAACAGAAGCAAATTCACCTTAATCGAACTTCTTGTCGTAATCGCCATCATCGCGATTCTCGCCGCCATGCTGCTGCCGGCGCTTCAGCAGGCGCGCGAGAGTGCGATGAAAAGCTCCTGCCTCGGCAACCTCAAGCAGATCGGCCTTGCGATGAACATGTACACCGACGCCGGCAAAGGGATCATTCAGATCATCGACTGGCATAAGATCGAATCATTCACGAAACTGTTGAACGGCATCGAAAAAGACGAATATGCCGCCGGAATGGTCTGCCCGAAATCCCATGCCCGTCTCAATGGGAACAACAAGCTCAACAAGTCGTATGGTATCAACAGCTGCGGTCACCTGATCGACGACCGGTTCGTCCGGGTTCGCCGCGTGACGAGCGACAAGACGAAGGAGTCGTACGTCATGTCACGGGTCGCGACTCCATCGCAGAAGCTCATGATCGTCGATGCGATCGACTGGTGGGTCAACCCCTATACGAGCCGTCCCTCCAACTACCTGACGAAAATGGAGGACTCCAACAATATGGAGATCGGCTATCGCCATCCGACCGGAGCCGGCGCCAATGTGGTGTTCTTCGACGGTCACGCAGAAGGAATGCGCGGCGGCGAGCTCGACTTCAATTTGAACAACGACGAGAACAAAAGACGCTGGGCGACTTACATCAGATGA
- a CDS encoding zinc-dependent alcohol dehydrogenase yields the protein MKSAFHTGVKEITIRETPVPTPGPGEYLVRIKACAICGSDTWWASPASDTEPVHGHESAGVIEACGPGATRYKVGDRVVCYAIRGCGSCENCRNGIPTRCASSQFVEGGFQEYSLFTADLLFPCPEGIDFVTASLLSDAIGVPLRGLRRLPPAPTDSVTVWGLGPLGLLQVLFLRARGVKQIIGLDTVEARRKKALELGADFVLDPAGCDVVAEVAKLCGGDGADKAYTFVRNAQATETAVRSTKKGAGICTFVGLEGNFNLPEWLERTMVWSFYFTPDEYSDNVRFLQEHRIDLRRVVSDVFPLDRIGEAFAKRFADREHSTKIVITMD from the coding sequence ATGAAAAGCGCATTCCACACCGGCGTAAAAGAGATCACGATCCGCGAGACCCCGGTGCCGACGCCGGGTCCCGGCGAATACCTCGTCAGGATCAAAGCCTGCGCCATCTGCGGCTCAGACACCTGGTGGGCCAGCCCGGCCTCGGACACGGAGCCGGTGCACGGCCACGAGTCGGCCGGCGTCATCGAAGCCTGCGGCCCCGGAGCGACCCGGTACAAGGTCGGCGACCGGGTCGTCTGCTACGCAATCCGCGGCTGCGGCAGCTGCGAAAACTGCCGGAACGGGATTCCGACCCGCTGCGCGTCGAGCCAGTTCGTCGAAGGGGGCTTTCAGGAGTATTCGCTCTTCACGGCCGATCTGCTCTTTCCGTGTCCGGAGGGGATTGACTTCGTCACGGCGTCGCTGCTGTCGGATGCGATCGGAGTACCGCTGCGCGGGCTCCGGCGGCTGCCGCCCGCACCGACCGATTCGGTCACGGTCTGGGGGCTCGGCCCGCTCGGGCTGCTGCAGGTGCTCTTCCTGCGGGCCCGTGGAGTGAAGCAGATCATCGGGCTCGACACGGTCGAGGCGCGACGGAAGAAGGCGCTCGAACTCGGCGCGGACTTCGTGCTCGACCCCGCCGGCTGCGACGTGGTTGCCGAAGTTGCAAAGCTCTGCGGCGGCGACGGGGCCGACAAGGCCTACACCTTCGTGCGGAACGCGCAGGCGACCGAGACGGCCGTCAGGAGCACGAAGAAAGGCGCCGGAATCTGCACCTTCGTCGGGCTCGAAGGAAACTTCAACCTGCCGGAGTGGCTCGAACGGACGATGGTCTGGTCGTTCTACTTCACGCCGGACGAGTATTCCGACAACGTCCGTTTCCTGCAGGAGCACCGGATCGACCTCAGGCGGGTCGTCTCCGACGTATTCCCGCTCGACCGGATCGGCGAGGCTTTCGCAAAACGCTTCGCGGACCGGGAGCATTCGACGAAGATCGTCATTACAATGGATTGA
- a CDS encoding 5'-3' exonuclease, with product MTTPTILIDAYSQIFRAYYAIRQLNNSRGEPTNAVFVFARMLLKLEKEYPSDAGALCFDCGKVQFRLELAPEYKANRPEMPEELRVQIPVIRELAAAFGWPLLQEPEYEADDLIAAFARRAAGPVLIVSSDKDLSQLVDAEVKMLVPAPKNGFEERDAAGVKAKFDVPPELIVDYLALIGDASDNIPGVPGVGPKTAARLLNAFGPAESWLDDPARIGDPKLRARLEGQFDVIRKNRKLIALKDALPDRFDPPAPHLRRTAPDWAKIREICERMELRSVLKELPEPPAAPARPEAAEDDLFSFLASPAPETPKPEPGMEQGELF from the coding sequence ATGACCACTCCGACGATCCTCATCGACGCATACAGCCAGATTTTCCGTGCCTACTACGCCATCCGCCAGCTGAACAACTCCAGGGGGGAGCCGACCAATGCGGTCTTCGTCTTCGCGCGCATGCTGCTGAAGCTTGAGAAGGAGTACCCGTCTGACGCGGGTGCGCTCTGTTTCGACTGCGGAAAGGTGCAGTTCCGGCTCGAACTCGCGCCGGAGTACAAGGCGAACCGCCCGGAGATGCCGGAGGAGCTGCGCGTCCAGATTCCGGTGATCCGGGAGCTGGCCGCCGCGTTCGGCTGGCCGCTGCTGCAGGAGCCGGAGTACGAGGCGGACGACCTGATCGCGGCCTTCGCCCGCCGCGCCGCCGGGCCGGTACTCATCGTCAGCTCCGACAAGGACCTTTCGCAGCTCGTCGACGCCGAAGTGAAGATGCTGGTCCCGGCGCCGAAAAACGGCTTCGAGGAGCGTGATGCTGCCGGGGTGAAAGCGAAGTTCGACGTGCCGCCGGAGCTGATCGTGGACTATCTCGCGCTGATCGGCGATGCGTCGGACAACATTCCCGGCGTTCCCGGCGTCGGCCCCAAGACCGCCGCCCGGCTCCTGAACGCGTTCGGCCCGGCCGAGAGCTGGCTGGACGACCCCGCCCGCATCGGGGACCCGAAGCTGCGCGCCAGACTCGAAGGGCAGTTCGACGTGATCCGGAAAAACCGCAAACTCATCGCGCTCAAGGACGCCCTGCCCGACCGCTTCGATCCCCCCGCCCCACACCTGCGCCGCACCGCGCCCGACTGGGCGAAAATCCGCGAAATCTGCGAAAGAATGGAACTCAGGAGTGTGCTGAAGGAGCTGCCGGAGCCACCGGCTGCCCCGGCCCGGCCGGAGGCGGCGGAGGACGATCTCTTCAGCTTCCTCGCCTCTCCCGCTCCCGAAACGCCGAAGCCGGAGCCCGGAATGGAACAGGGCGAACTCTTCTGA
- a CDS encoding Gfo/Idh/MocA family protein — translation MEKVRIGVIGCGYMAQTAHIPCLAMNPAAELAAVCSRRVEVAEAVARRWGVPFACGSEEELLSRELDAVFVLTPVQWHLANVGEALKAGKAVFTEKPAAMSVESARKLAAAAAAAGKGVSVGYMKRHDANLAELRRILDEKKWGKLLFLRAHAFIGSHWNAAIDSLVPVVRATSPAPAFDAAPLDPGPAFLKAPRDAKFYSFDNPYYGLLDTGCHSINLLRFLAGTEPKVISASERGGAKFAELDFGGVTGTFEFCVNFNMRRWDEVTELCFERASIRILTPPPLEMQSSSTVEIYDEAGALSRRFTLENNRQWSFRLQTDAFVEKVRAGDNSAADLADAEKDIAVIEAISQALHQ, via the coding sequence ATGGAAAAGGTCAGAATCGGAGTCATCGGCTGCGGTTATATGGCGCAGACGGCGCACATTCCCTGCCTGGCGATGAATCCGGCGGCGGAACTTGCCGCCGTGTGCAGCCGCCGCGTCGAAGTGGCGGAGGCGGTCGCGCGCCGCTGGGGTGTGCCGTTCGCGTGCGGCAGCGAAGAGGAACTGCTTTCCCGCGAACTCGACGCCGTATTCGTGCTGACGCCGGTGCAGTGGCACCTTGCGAACGTCGGGGAAGCGCTGAAAGCCGGCAAAGCCGTCTTCACCGAAAAACCGGCCGCGATGTCGGTGGAGTCCGCCCGGAAGCTTGCCGCCGCGGCCGCCGCGGCCGGGAAAGGGGTCTCGGTCGGCTACATGAAGCGGCATGATGCGAACCTTGCGGAGCTCCGCAGGATTCTGGACGAAAAAAAGTGGGGGAAGCTCCTGTTCCTCCGCGCCCACGCTTTCATCGGCAGCCACTGGAACGCCGCGATCGACAGCCTCGTGCCGGTGGTCCGCGCCACCTCTCCGGCCCCGGCTTTCGACGCCGCGCCGCTCGACCCGGGCCCGGCCTTCCTCAAAGCTCCGCGCGACGCGAAGTTCTACTCGTTCGACAACCCGTACTACGGGCTGCTCGACACCGGCTGCCACTCGATCAACCTGCTGCGCTTCCTGGCCGGGACGGAGCCGAAGGTGATCTCCGCCTCCGAGCGCGGCGGCGCCAAGTTTGCGGAGCTTGATTTCGGCGGCGTCACCGGGACCTTCGAATTCTGCGTGAACTTCAACATGCGCCGCTGGGACGAGGTGACCGAGCTCTGCTTCGAACGCGCGTCGATCCGCATCCTGACGCCGCCGCCGCTTGAGATGCAGTCCTCCTCCACGGTCGAAATTTACGATGAAGCCGGCGCGCTCTCGCGGCGGTTCACGCTCGAAAACAACCGCCAGTGGTCGTTCCGGCTCCAGACCGATGCGTTCGTGGAAAAGGTCCGGGCCGGAGACAACTCCGCCGCCGACCTCGCCGACGCGGAAAAGGACATCGCCGTCATCGAAGCAATCAGCCAGGCTCTTCATCAATAA